Proteins found in one Streptomyces sp. CB09001 genomic segment:
- the rpfA gene encoding resuscitation-promoting factor protein RpfA: MLFSGKGKHRRPSKATRVIAVAGVTGAAVAAPLMAAGNASAATASEWDAVAQCESGGNWSINTGNGYYGGLQFSASTWAAYGGTQYASSADQASKSQQIEIAEKVLAGQGKGAWPVCGTGLSGAAYTGGGSQDSGSGSSEGSQSQSSGSTTERSTEQKASRSSERPAAEPKAEKPAKKTVTTPTGKKVEKGDGEYKVVKGDTLSSIAEEHDVKGGWAKLFKLNDDIVDDADLIYPGQQLHLK; this comes from the coding sequence ATGCTGTTTTCCGGCAAGGGCAAGCACCGTCGCCCGTCCAAGGCCACCCGTGTCATCGCCGTCGCCGGCGTCACCGGTGCCGCCGTCGCCGCCCCGCTGATGGCGGCCGGCAACGCCTCCGCCGCCACCGCGTCCGAGTGGGACGCCGTCGCCCAGTGCGAGTCCGGCGGCAACTGGTCCATCAACACCGGCAACGGTTACTACGGCGGTCTGCAGTTCTCCGCCTCCACCTGGGCCGCCTACGGTGGTACGCAGTACGCCTCCTCCGCCGACCAGGCGAGCAAGTCCCAGCAGATCGAGATCGCCGAGAAGGTGCTCGCGGGCCAGGGCAAGGGTGCCTGGCCGGTCTGCGGCACCGGCCTGTCGGGCGCCGCCTACACCGGTGGCGGCTCCCAGGACAGCGGCTCCGGCAGCTCCGAGGGCTCGCAGAGCCAGAGCAGCGGCTCCACCACCGAGCGCTCCACCGAGCAGAAGGCCTCCCGCTCCTCCGAGCGCCCGGCCGCCGAGCCGAAGGCCGAGAAGCCCGCCAAGAAGACCGTCACCACCCCGACCGGCAAGAAGGTCGAGAAGGGCGACGGCGAGTACAAGGTCGTCAAGGGCGACACCCTCAGCTCGATCGCCGAGGAGCACGACGTCAAGGGCGGCTGGGCGAAGCTCTTCAAGCTGAACGACGACATCGTCGACGACGCCGACCTGATCTACCCGGGCCAGCAGCTGCACCTGAAGTAA
- a CDS encoding DUF501 domain-containing protein has product MQTPPPTTPRTEPTDADVAAFKQQLGRPPRGLRAIAHRCPCGQPDVVETAPRLPDGTPFPTLYYLTCPKAASAIGTLEANGVMKEMTERLATDPELAAAYRAAHEDYVRRRDEIEELTGFPSAGGMPDRVKCLHVLVAHSLAAGPGVNPLGDEAIAMLPEWWRKGPCVTVSETCGEDAK; this is encoded by the coding sequence ATGCAGACTCCCCCGCCGACCACCCCGCGCACCGAGCCGACCGACGCGGACGTGGCGGCCTTCAAGCAGCAGCTCGGACGGCCCCCGCGCGGCCTGCGCGCCATCGCGCACCGCTGCCCCTGCGGACAGCCGGACGTCGTGGAGACGGCGCCGCGGCTGCCCGACGGCACGCCCTTCCCCACGCTGTACTACCTGACGTGCCCGAAGGCGGCCTCCGCCATCGGCACGCTGGAGGCTAACGGCGTGATGAAGGAGATGACCGAGCGCCTGGCCACCGACCCGGAGCTGGCCGCCGCCTACCGGGCCGCGCACGAGGACTACGTCCGGCGCCGCGACGAGATCGAGGAGCTGACCGGATTCCCGAGCGCGGGCGGCATGCCGGACCGCGTGAAGTGCCTGCACGTGCTGGTCGCCCACTCGCTGGCCGCCGGTCCGGGCGTCAACCCGCTGGGCGACGAGGCGATCGCGATGCTGCCCGAGTGGTGGCGCAAGGGGCCGTGCGTGACGGTCTCCGAGACCTGCGGGGAGGACGCCAAGTGA
- a CDS encoding ABC transporter permease, with protein sequence MFRTALRNVFAHKARLLMTVLAVMLGVAFVSGTLVFADTLSNAFRNQSAKSYQDVAVAVTSYADSDNPKEEYGLSGEVLDRISAVDGVAGVYGRVEGFAGVADPDGRLIGVGWSNKGSNFAPGKDGKDAAYTFTDGSGPVKDDQIALDEESAAKGEYEVGDRVRVATNGPVKEYTLSGVFTTEDGAVNAGGSLVLFDTAIAQKQYLRPGHFESATVSAAPGADDARILKAVEPLLPETAEAQTGRALADEQADQIEQSMGNLKQVLLGFAGIALFVGIFLISNTFTMLVAQRTKEIALMRAVGASRRQITRSVLAEAALVGLVASAVGFALGVGLAVGLRSGMAAFDMKMPAGPLVLSATPVVAAFAVGVLITVFAAWLPGRRAAKIPPVAAMNSVHAVATTKSLVVRNSIGAAITALGAAGIVAGASTGGDDGRMYIGAGAFFALIGVIVLIPLLSRPVIALVRPLLVGPFGVAGKLAGQNAVRNPRRTGATASALAIGLTLVTALSVLGVTVGAAIDKMTTDNIRADYMVSMANGGDLDRSALTALEKAGVVSAVSPQQDAYFQVDGDYVSASAVTPGDIEKVLTVDVVSGDAGSLAQGRIAVAEKTAENRGWKPGDTVPVTFDDDERATLTVGAVYKDSEFLSPVLVDRKVVAPHEAKPSIRQIFVKVDGGQSAANEKVLVDALGDNPAITVMDRQDIRDEFGGAINTLLNVMYGLLAMALIIAVLGVVNTLAMSVFERQQEIGMLRAIGLDRRRVKRMVRLEAVVISVFGAVVGIGLGTFLGWAIGETVAEEIPGYALVLPWDRIGIFVVLAGLVGVLAALWPARNAARLNMLNAIKAE encoded by the coding sequence CAAGGAGGAGTACGGCCTGTCCGGCGAGGTCCTCGACCGGATCTCCGCCGTGGACGGCGTCGCCGGGGTGTACGGCCGCGTCGAGGGTTTCGCCGGCGTCGCCGACCCGGACGGCAGGCTCATCGGCGTCGGCTGGTCCAACAAGGGCTCGAACTTCGCCCCCGGCAAGGACGGCAAGGACGCCGCCTACACCTTCACCGACGGCTCGGGCCCGGTGAAGGACGACCAGATCGCGCTGGACGAGGAGTCCGCCGCCAAGGGCGAGTACGAGGTCGGCGACCGGGTGCGCGTCGCGACCAACGGCCCGGTGAAGGAGTACACCCTCAGCGGTGTGTTCACCACCGAGGACGGCGCCGTCAACGCGGGCGGCAGCCTCGTCCTCTTCGACACGGCCATCGCCCAGAAGCAGTATCTCCGGCCCGGCCACTTCGAGAGCGCCACCGTCTCCGCCGCCCCCGGCGCCGACGACGCGCGGATCCTGAAGGCGGTCGAGCCGCTGCTGCCGGAGACCGCCGAGGCCCAGACCGGCCGGGCGCTCGCCGACGAGCAGGCCGACCAGATCGAACAGAGCATGGGCAACCTCAAGCAGGTCCTGCTCGGCTTCGCGGGCATCGCGCTCTTCGTCGGCATCTTCCTGATCTCCAACACCTTCACGATGCTGGTCGCCCAGCGCACCAAGGAGATCGCCCTGATGCGCGCCGTCGGCGCGTCCCGCAGGCAGATCACCCGCTCGGTGCTCGCCGAGGCCGCGCTGGTCGGTCTGGTGGCCTCGGCCGTCGGCTTCGCGCTCGGCGTCGGGCTGGCCGTCGGGCTGCGCTCCGGCATGGCCGCGTTCGACATGAAGATGCCGGCCGGTCCGCTGGTCCTGTCCGCCACGCCGGTGGTCGCGGCGTTCGCGGTGGGCGTGCTGATCACGGTGTTCGCCGCCTGGCTGCCCGGCCGCAGGGCCGCGAAGATCCCGCCGGTGGCGGCCATGAACAGCGTCCACGCGGTGGCCACCACCAAGTCGCTGGTGGTACGCAACTCCATCGGCGCGGCCATCACCGCCCTCGGTGCGGCAGGGATCGTCGCGGGCGCCTCGACCGGCGGCGACGACGGCCGGATGTACATCGGCGCGGGCGCGTTCTTCGCGCTGATCGGCGTGATCGTCCTCATCCCGCTGCTGTCCCGGCCGGTGATCGCGCTCGTCCGGCCGCTGCTCGTCGGGCCCTTCGGGGTGGCGGGCAAGCTGGCCGGCCAGAACGCGGTCCGCAACCCGCGCCGCACCGGCGCCACCGCCTCGGCGCTGGCGATCGGACTGACGCTGGTGACCGCCCTGTCGGTGCTCGGCGTCACGGTCGGCGCGGCCATCGACAAGATGACCACGGACAACATCAGGGCCGACTACATGGTCTCGATGGCCAACGGAGGCGACCTCGACCGGTCCGCGCTGACGGCCCTGGAGAAGGCCGGCGTCGTGTCCGCGGTGTCGCCGCAGCAGGACGCCTACTTCCAGGTCGACGGCGACTACGTGTCCGCCTCGGCGGTCACCCCGGGCGACATCGAGAAGGTCCTGACCGTCGACGTCGTCAGCGGCGACGCGGGCTCACTGGCCCAGGGCCGGATCGCGGTCGCCGAGAAGACGGCCGAGAACAGGGGCTGGAAGCCCGGCGACACCGTCCCCGTCACCTTCGACGACGACGAGCGGGCCACGCTGACGGTCGGCGCCGTCTACAAGGACAGCGAGTTCCTCTCCCCCGTCCTCGTCGACCGGAAGGTCGTGGCCCCGCACGAGGCGAAGCCGTCCATCCGGCAGATCTTCGTGAAGGTCGACGGCGGCCAGTCCGCGGCGAACGAGAAGGTCCTCGTCGACGCGCTCGGCGACAACCCCGCGATCACCGTGATGGACCGGCAGGACATCCGCGACGAGTTCGGCGGCGCCATCAACACCCTGCTGAACGTCATGTACGGCCTGCTGGCGATGGCCCTGATCATCGCGGTCCTCGGCGTCGTCAACACCCTCGCGATGTCCGTCTTCGAACGGCAGCAGGAGATCGGCATGCTGCGCGCGATCGGTCTGGACCGGCGCCGGGTGAAGCGGATGGTGCGGCTGGAGGCCGTCGTCATCTCGGTGTTCGGCGCGGTGGTCGGCATCGGTCTCGGCACGTTCCTCGGCTGGGCGATCGGCGAGACCGTCGCCGAGGAGATCCCGGGGTACGCGCTGGTCCTGCCCTGGGACCGGATCGGGATCTTCGTGGTGCTGGCCGGTCTGGTGGGCGTCCTGGCCGCCCTGTGGCCGGCCCGCAACGCCGCCCGGCTGAACATGCTGAACGCGATCAAGGCCGAGTGA
- the divIC gene encoding cell division protein DivIC produces MAVKDRDRFSTATRIRIIGEQTAARVYRSQTRRQARRSRLTGRAALLAMVLCSLVVALAYPIRQYVAQRAEIADLQREQRETRQRVEDLRDLKARWQDDAYAEQQVRLRLHYVMPGETGFVVVDPEAAEQTRAGAAAADRPWYRNVWDGVDKADAVARRQ; encoded by the coding sequence ATGGCCGTGAAGGACCGGGACCGTTTCTCCACCGCGACCAGGATCCGGATCATCGGGGAACAGACCGCGGCCCGGGTCTACCGTTCGCAGACCAGGCGCCAGGCCCGGCGCTCCCGGCTGACCGGCCGGGCCGCGCTGCTCGCGATGGTGCTCTGCTCGCTCGTCGTGGCGCTCGCCTACCCGATACGGCAGTACGTCGCCCAGCGTGCCGAGATCGCCGATCTCCAGCGGGAGCAGCGGGAGACCCGGCAGCGGGTCGAGGACCTGCGCGACCTCAAGGCACGCTGGCAGGACGACGCCTACGCCGAGCAGCAGGTCCGGCTGCGGCTGCACTACGTGATGCCGGGGGAGACGGGGTTCGTTGTCGTCGACCCGGAGGCGGCCGAGCAGACCCGCGCCGGGGCCGCCGCCGCCGACCGCCCCTGGTACCGGAACGTGTGGGACGGGGTCGACAAGGCCGACGCCGTCGCCCGCCGGCAGTGA
- a CDS encoding cyclopropane-fatty-acyl-phospholipid synthase family protein translates to MADAALRLQNLFEQLLGAPLPVRIRAWDGSQAGPPGAPTLVVRNRRALRRLLFKPGELGLARAWVAGDIDVDGDLYTVLGLMSGLIWERGEDARGLVEALRDPEVRAAVRGLVKLAGPPLPPAPPPEEVRRARGHLHTRRSDKRAISHHYDVGNDFYELVLGPSMVYSCAYWPAPPAEGGTLEDAQRDKLELVSRKLDLSPGQRLLDVGCGWGSMAIHAAREHGVSVVGVTLSQEQAAYARKRVADEGLTDRVEIRVQDYRDVADGPYDAISSIGMAEHVGAERYLEYAIDLHKLLKPGGRLLNHQIARRPQRDESTYNVDEFIDAYVFPDGELAPVGTTVTQLERAGFEVRDVESIREHYALTLRRWVANLESDWATAVRLVSPGRARVWQLYMAASALAFERNRIGVNQVLAVKTPDSGTSGLPLRARVWGAPGRA, encoded by the coding sequence ATGGCTGACGCCGCGCTGCGGCTGCAGAACCTCTTCGAACAGTTGCTGGGAGCACCACTCCCGGTGCGTATCCGCGCCTGGGACGGTTCGCAGGCGGGTCCGCCGGGCGCGCCGACCCTCGTCGTCCGCAACCGCAGGGCACTGCGCCGCCTGCTGTTCAAACCGGGTGAACTGGGCCTGGCCCGCGCCTGGGTGGCCGGGGACATCGACGTCGACGGAGACCTCTACACCGTCCTCGGCCTGATGTCCGGCCTGATCTGGGAGCGAGGCGAGGACGCCCGCGGCCTGGTCGAGGCGCTGCGCGACCCCGAGGTCCGGGCCGCCGTACGCGGCCTGGTGAAGCTCGCCGGGCCGCCGCTGCCGCCCGCCCCGCCGCCGGAGGAGGTCCGCCGGGCCCGCGGCCACCTGCACACCAGGCGCAGCGACAAGCGGGCCATCAGCCACCACTACGACGTCGGCAACGACTTCTACGAACTCGTCCTCGGCCCCTCGATGGTGTACTCCTGCGCCTACTGGCCCGCCCCGCCGGCCGAGGGCGGCACTCTGGAGGACGCCCAGCGCGACAAGCTCGAACTGGTCAGCCGCAAGCTGGACCTGAGCCCCGGTCAGCGTCTCCTCGACGTCGGCTGCGGCTGGGGCTCCATGGCGATCCACGCGGCCCGCGAGCACGGCGTGAGCGTCGTCGGCGTGACCCTGTCCCAGGAGCAGGCCGCCTACGCCCGCAAGCGCGTCGCCGACGAGGGGCTGACCGACCGGGTGGAGATCCGCGTCCAGGACTACCGGGACGTCGCGGACGGGCCGTACGACGCCATCTCCTCCATCGGCATGGCCGAGCACGTCGGCGCCGAGCGCTACCTGGAGTACGCCATCGACCTGCACAAGCTGCTCAAGCCCGGCGGACGGCTGCTGAACCACCAGATCGCCCGCCGGCCGCAGCGGGACGAGTCCACCTACAACGTCGACGAGTTCATCGACGCCTACGTCTTCCCCGACGGCGAACTGGCCCCCGTCGGCACCACCGTCACCCAGCTGGAGCGGGCCGGGTTCGAGGTACGCGACGTGGAGTCGATCCGCGAGCACTACGCGCTCACGCTGCGCCGCTGGGTCGCCAACCTGGAGTCCGACTGGGCGACCGCCGTCCGGCTCGTCAGCCCCGGCCGCGCCCGGGTCTGGCAGCTGTACATGGCCGCCTCCGCGCTCGCCTTCGAACGCAACCGCATCGGCGTCAACCAGGTCCTCGCGGTGAAGACGCCCGACTCGGGCACCTCCGGCCTGCCGCTGCGGGCCCGTGTGTGGGGCGCGCCCGGCCGGGCCTGA
- the eno gene encoding phosphopyruvate hydratase codes for MPSIDVVVAREILDSRGNPTVEVEVGLDDGSTGRAAVPSGASTGAFEAIELRDGDPSRYLGKGVEKAVLAVIEQIGPELVGYDATEQRLIDQAMFDLDATDNKGSLGANAILGVSLAVAHAASEASDLPLFRYLGGPNAHLLPVPMMNILNGGSHADSNVDIQEFMIAPIGAESFSEALRWGAEVYHTLKKVLKNKGLATGLGDEGGFAPNLGSNREALDLILEAIKEAGYTPGEQIALALDVAASEFYKDGSYSFEGKERTAAEMTEYYAELVEAYPLVSIEDPLFEDDWDGWNTITAKLGDKVQLVGDDLFVTNPERLARGIEENSANALLVKVNQIGSLTETLDAVELAQRNGFKCMMSHRSGETEDVTIADLAVATNCGQIKTGAPARSERVAKYNQLLRIEEILDDAAVYAGRSAFPRFRSANQ; via the coding sequence GTGCCGTCCATCGACGTCGTCGTAGCCCGGGAAATCCTGGACTCCCGAGGCAACCCCACGGTCGAGGTCGAGGTCGGCCTCGACGACGGCAGCACGGGTCGTGCCGCCGTTCCGTCCGGCGCCTCCACCGGTGCCTTCGAGGCCATCGAACTGCGTGACGGCGACCCGAGCCGTTACCTCGGCAAGGGCGTCGAGAAGGCCGTGCTGGCCGTCATCGAGCAGATCGGCCCGGAGCTGGTCGGCTACGACGCCACCGAGCAGCGCCTGATCGACCAGGCCATGTTCGACCTGGACGCCACCGACAACAAGGGCTCGCTCGGCGCCAACGCCATCCTCGGCGTCTCCCTCGCCGTCGCCCACGCCGCCTCCGAGGCCAGCGACCTGCCGCTCTTCCGCTACCTGGGCGGCCCCAACGCGCACCTGCTGCCGGTGCCGATGATGAACATCCTGAACGGCGGCTCGCACGCCGACTCCAACGTGGACATCCAGGAGTTCATGATCGCCCCGATCGGCGCGGAGTCCTTCTCCGAGGCCCTGCGCTGGGGCGCCGAGGTCTACCACACCCTCAAGAAGGTCCTGAAGAACAAGGGCCTGGCCACCGGCCTCGGCGACGAGGGCGGCTTCGCCCCGAACCTCGGCTCCAACCGCGAGGCCCTCGACCTCATCCTCGAGGCGATCAAGGAGGCCGGCTACACCCCCGGCGAGCAGATCGCCCTCGCGCTCGACGTCGCCGCGTCCGAGTTCTACAAGGACGGCTCCTACTCCTTCGAGGGCAAGGAGCGCACCGCCGCCGAGATGACCGAGTACTACGCCGAGCTGGTCGAGGCGTACCCGCTGGTCTCCATCGAGGACCCGCTGTTCGAGGACGACTGGGACGGCTGGAACACCATCACCGCCAAGCTCGGCGACAAGGTCCAGCTGGTCGGTGACGACCTGTTCGTCACCAACCCGGAGCGCCTGGCCCGCGGCATCGAGGAGAACTCGGCCAACGCCCTGCTGGTCAAGGTCAACCAGATCGGTTCGCTGACCGAGACCCTGGACGCCGTCGAGCTGGCCCAGCGCAACGGCTTCAAGTGCATGATGTCCCACCGCTCCGGCGAGACCGAGGACGTCACCATCGCCGACCTGGCCGTCGCCACCAACTGCGGCCAGATCAAGACCGGCGCCCCGGCCCGCTCCGAGCGCGTCGCCAAGTACAACCAGCTGCTGCGCATCGAGGAGATCCTCGACGACGCCGCGGTGTACGCCGGCCGCAGCGCGTTCCCCCGGTTCCGCTCTGCGAACCAGTAG
- a CDS encoding NAD(P)/FAD-dependent oxidoreductase, whose protein sequence is MSTTERPRILVVGGGYVGLYAARRIQKKMRYGEATVTVVDPRSYMTYQPFLPEAAAGSISPRHVVVPLRRVLPKAEVLTGRVTTIDQDRKVATVAPLVGEAYELPFDYLVIAMGAVSRTFPIPGLAEQGIGMKGIEESIGLRNHVLEQLDKADSTTDEEIRRKALTFVFVGGGFAGAETIGEVEDMARDAAKYYNNVSREDMRFVLVDAADKILPEVGPKLGQYGKEHLEGRGVEVYLSTSMDSCVDGHVVLKNGLEVDSNTIVWTAGVKPNPALARFGLPLGPRGHVDTQATLQVQGTDYIWAAGDNAQVPDLVGRKAGNENAWCPPNAQHALRQAKVLGDNVISGMRGFPQKPYSHANKGAVAGLGLHKGVAMIVMGKMKIKVKGRLAWYMHRGYHGMAMPTWNRKIRVFADWTLGMFLKREVVSLGAMETPREEFYEAAKPAPKPAAAKAADKGDQGEKAAKQEKTEAKAS, encoded by the coding sequence ATGAGCACCACGGAGCGTCCCAGGATCCTCGTAGTAGGCGGTGGGTACGTAGGCCTGTACGCAGCTCGACGCATCCAGAAGAAGATGCGTTACGGCGAGGCGACCGTCACCGTCGTCGACCCGCGGTCGTACATGACCTACCAGCCCTTCCTCCCCGAAGCCGCCGCCGGCAGCATCTCCCCGCGGCACGTCGTCGTCCCCCTGCGGCGCGTGCTTCCCAAGGCGGAGGTCCTCACCGGCCGGGTCACCACCATCGACCAGGACCGCAAGGTCGCCACCGTCGCGCCGCTGGTCGGCGAGGCGTACGAGCTGCCCTTCGACTACCTGGTCATCGCGATGGGCGCGGTCTCCCGCACCTTCCCGATCCCCGGCCTCGCCGAGCAGGGCATCGGCATGAAGGGCATCGAGGAGTCCATCGGCCTGCGCAACCACGTCCTGGAGCAGCTCGACAAGGCCGACTCCACCACCGACGAGGAGATCCGCCGCAAGGCGCTCACCTTCGTCTTCGTCGGCGGCGGCTTCGCCGGCGCGGAGACCATCGGTGAGGTCGAGGACATGGCCCGGGACGCGGCCAAGTACTACAACAACGTCTCCCGCGAGGACATGCGCTTCGTCCTCGTGGACGCCGCCGACAAGATCCTCCCCGAGGTCGGCCCGAAGCTCGGCCAGTACGGCAAGGAGCACCTCGAGGGCCGCGGCGTCGAGGTCTACCTGTCCACCTCCATGGACTCCTGCGTCGACGGCCACGTGGTGCTGAAGAACGGGCTCGAGGTCGACTCCAACACGATCGTGTGGACGGCGGGCGTCAAGCCCAACCCGGCGCTGGCCCGCTTCGGCCTGCCGCTGGGCCCGCGCGGTCACGTCGACACCCAGGCCACCCTCCAGGTCCAGGGCACTGACTACATCTGGGCCGCGGGCGACAACGCCCAGGTCCCGGACCTGGTCGGCCGCAAGGCGGGCAACGAGAACGCCTGGTGCCCGCCGAACGCCCAGCACGCGCTGCGCCAGGCCAAGGTCCTCGGCGACAACGTGATCTCCGGTATGCGGGGCTTCCCGCAGAAGCCGTACAGCCACGCCAACAAGGGCGCGGTGGCGGGCCTCGGCCTGCACAAGGGCGTCGCCATGATCGTCATGGGCAAGATGAAGATCAAGGTCAAGGGCCGTCTCGCCTGGTACATGCACCGCGGCTACCACGGCATGGCCATGCCCACCTGGAACCGGAAGATCCGCGTCTTCGCGGACTGGACGCTCGGCATGTTCCTCAAGCGCGAGGTCGTCTCCCTCGGCGCGATGGAGACCCCGCGCGAGGAGTTCTACGAGGCCGCCAAGCCGGCCCCGAAGCCCGCCGCGGCGAAGGCCGCCGACAAGGGCGACCAGGGCGAGAAGGCCGCGAAGCAGGAGAAGACCGAGGCCAAGGCCTCCTGA
- a CDS encoding Ppx/GppA phosphatase family protein, which produces MTRVAAVDCGTNSIRLLVADADPATGELTDLDRRMTIVRLGQGVDRTGRLAPEALERTFAACREYAEAVKAHGAERLRFVATSASRDAENRDDFVRGVLDILGVEPEVISGDQEAEFSFTGATKELTGRADLDRPYLVVDIGGGSTEFVVGDDHVRAARSVDVGCVRMTERHLVRDGAVTDPPSEGQVAAIRADIEAALDLAEQSVPLREARTLVGLAGSVTTVSAIAQELPEYDSAAIHHSRVSRDRVREITDWLLASTHAERAAVPAMHPGRVDVIAAGSLVLLAIMERTGAEEVVVSEHDILDGIAWSIA; this is translated from the coding sequence GTGACCCGAGTCGCCGCCGTCGACTGCGGTACGAACTCCATCCGGCTGCTGGTGGCCGACGCCGACCCGGCCACCGGCGAGCTGACCGACCTGGACCGCCGCATGACCATCGTGCGGCTCGGCCAGGGCGTCGACCGCACCGGGCGGCTCGCGCCCGAGGCGCTGGAGCGGACCTTCGCCGCCTGCCGGGAGTACGCCGAGGCCGTCAAGGCGCACGGCGCCGAGCGGCTGCGTTTCGTCGCGACCTCCGCCTCCCGCGACGCGGAGAACCGGGACGACTTCGTGCGCGGGGTGCTGGACATCCTGGGTGTGGAGCCGGAGGTCATCTCGGGCGACCAGGAGGCCGAGTTCTCCTTCACCGGGGCGACGAAGGAGCTGACCGGCCGCGCGGACCTCGACAGGCCCTACCTGGTCGTGGACATCGGCGGCGGCTCCACCGAGTTCGTCGTCGGCGACGACCACGTGCGCGCCGCCCGCTCCGTGGACGTCGGCTGCGTCCGGATGACCGAGCGGCACCTGGTGCGCGACGGCGCGGTGACCGACCCGCCGTCGGAGGGCCAGGTCGCGGCCATACGGGCCGACATCGAGGCGGCCCTGGACCTCGCCGAGCAGTCCGTGCCGCTGCGCGAGGCACGCACGCTGGTGGGGCTCGCCGGATCGGTGACGACGGTGTCCGCGATCGCGCAGGAGCTCCCGGAGTACGACTCGGCGGCCATCCACCACTCCCGCGTCTCGCGCGACCGGGTCCGGGAGATCACCGACTGGCTGCTGGCCTCCACCCACGCCGAGCGGGCGGCGGTTCCCGCCATGCATCCGGGCCGGGTCGACGTGATCGCGGCCGGGTCCCTGGTGCTGCTGGCGATCATGGAGCGGACGGGTGCGGAGGAGGTCGTCGTGAGCGAGCACGACATCCTCGACGGCATCGCGTGGTCGATCGCGTAG